The proteins below come from a single Lineus longissimus chromosome 5, tnLinLong1.2, whole genome shotgun sequence genomic window:
- the LOC135488209 gene encoding dual specificity protein phosphatase 14-like, translating into MYQGAFGQIAQINDHLFLCGVMARKMDRLRQLGITSVINCTIEIANIKCHDIECVQIQVDDLPTASLGPYFDRCADKIHQVRRRGGKTLVHCVAGVSRSASLVMAYLMKYQGMNLREAYYYTKARRSVIRPNVGFWKQLIDFEKRLHGGASTVKMVSSPIGFIPDVYKDETRNMMYGHGVHAGHSTFNLLR; encoded by the coding sequence ATGTATCAAGGTGCGTTCGGCCAGATCGCTCAAATCAACGATCATTTGTTCCTTTGCGGAGTAATGGCAAGAAAAATGGACAGACTACGACAGCTCGGAATAACTTCTGTGATAAATTGTACTATTGAAATAGCAAATATAAAATGCCATGATATTGAGTGCGTACAGATTCAAGTGGATGATTTACCAACTGCTTCTCTGGGTCCGTATTTCGATCGTTGTGCAGACAAAATCCACCAAGTGCGTCGTCGCGGTGGGAAAACCCTAGTCCATTGTGTAGCAGGTGTGTCACGTTCTGCCAGCCTCGTCATGGCGTATCTGATGAAGTATCAGGGAATGAATTTACGAGAGGCGTACTATTACACGAAAGCACGTCGCTCTGTCATCCGTCCAAATGTAGGATTTTGGAAGCAGTTGATCGATTTTGAAAAGCGTCTACATGGTGGTGCTAGCACGGTAAAAATGGTGAGTTCACCGATAGGATTTATACCTGATGTCTATAAGGATGAAACAAGGAATATGATGTACGGCCATGGGGTGCATGCAGGACACTCAACTTTTAATCTGTTGCGATAA
- the LOC135488167 gene encoding G-protein coupled receptor 22-like translates to MESDGQNVMTYNEFPSYFSASLGAFLMIENIFGLTFNLMVLVVYHLSRRSLTSVGNIIITSLSILDLLVGLTTIPLTFTIMVTSRMQSRLFCYFHEASISFASSASAINLMMISLDRYDTIITPLNRKLTMNNVKYVLIFIWVISLVGFCTPFFGYEASGTRDERSITGNLSELPCFEWFNISRKNKYFYELYYVILYIISNTVMIYCYFRIFHEAKSRLSFRTALVKATFLNIPGARTENSSVQASKAHERRMTKMTMMIVSTFMICWGPHAILSVVMVILDSTLLLEQLQLWFLALAYFSTVLHPLLYAFMRQNFRQVLTDRWRSRRSTIRVSPVTDEVKQISMISPLNATRDDSHASYHHNGRSVSVVANNHKVDTPPTVISTTSRVTTISKHQRSISQIVDRDSHCNFVPSNGSMDSLIRIGGYTGSGSLAASLGESMTGQYVVINSENIDNLPSNLRPYVIEETSYTKTEDSQDETGMTRVESS, encoded by the coding sequence ATGGAATCCGATGGACAAAATGTGATGACGTACAACGAATTCCCGAGTTATTTCTCGGCGTCGCTCGGAGCCTTTTTGATGATAGAGAACATCTTTGGCTTGACCTTTAACCTCATGGTTCTGGTCGTCTATCATTTGAGCAGACGGTCATTGACGTCAGTTGGCAACATCATCATTACGAGTCTGAGCATTTTGGATCTTCTTGTTGGATTGACCACCATTCCTTTGACATTCACAATCATGGTGACGTCTCGGATGCAGAGCCGTCTGTTCTGCTACTTTCACGAAGCCTCGATTTCGTTTGCGAGTTCGGCCAGCGCGATTAATCTCATGATGATTAGTTTGGATAGGTATGACACTATAATAACACCACTGAATAGGAAATTAACAATGAATAATGTGAAATATGTGTTGATATTCATTTGGGTGATTTCGCTTGTCGGATTTTGTACGCCATTTTTTGGCTATGAGGCTTCCGGTACAAGGGATGAAAGATCAATAACGGGTAATTTGTCTGAACTGCCGTGCTTCGAATGGTTCAACATATCACGCAAAAACAAATACTTCTATGAACTATATTACGTGATTCTGTACATAATTTCGAACACGGTGATGATATATTGTTACTTTAGAATATTCCACGAAGCGAAATCAAGACTCAGCTTTCGGACTGCGCTTGTAAAGGCAACATTTCTTAACATTCCCGGGGCTAGAACAGAAAATTCTTCCGTGCAAGCCTCAAAAGCTCACGAGCGACgaatgacaaaaatgacaatgatgatagtTAGTACTTTTATGATATGCTGGGGACCTCACGCCATATTAAGCGTTGTCATGGTTATTTTAGATAGTACTTTGTTACTAGAACAGTTACAACTATGGTTCTTAGCGCTGGCATATTTCTCCACCGTGTTGCATCCGCTGCTGTACGCTTTCATGCGGCAGAACTTCCGGCAAGTTTTGACTGATCGGTGGAGAAGCCGGCGCTCGACGATACGCGTTTCTCCTGTCACCGACGAAGTAAAACAAATATCAATGATTTCTCCGCTGAATGCGACCAGGGATGACAGTCACGCGAGTTATCACCATAATGGACGCTCGGTGTCCGTCGTTGCCAATAATCACAAAGTGGATACGCCACCAACGGTCATAAGCACGACATCTCGTGTCACTACCATATCCAAACATCAGCGCAGTATCAGCCAGATTGTTGACCGTGATAGCCATTGCAACTTTGTTCCGTCGAACGGGAGTATGGACTCTCTCATCAGAATTGGCGGGTACACTGGCTCAGGGAGCTTGGCGGCCTCCCTAGGCGAGAGCATGACCGGACAGTATGTTGTTATCAACTCAGAGAATATAGACAACTTGCCGAGCAATCTTCGTCCATATGTGATAGAGGAAACGTCATATACAAAGACTGAAGACAGTCAGGATGAAACTGGTATGACAAGAGTCGAAAGTTCCTAG
- the LOC135487723 gene encoding uncharacterized protein LOC135487723, whose product MTSVYFITILLVSVAVSSAAPSTRNDETFVGCMSKCLIGGGEQDRVTAVYKICKDSATCWGEHLGDRVQKCASGCKDPAPEELLVWTAIESSSLVVSDVPEFVKCMAKCMGKSLEQVEEWYKECKKNAKCWMKKVGLRGLKCAGKCLKADETTALLATETIESSSLVVSDVPEFVKCMAKCMGKSLEQVEEWYKECKKNAKCWMKKVGLQGLKCAGKCLKADETTALLATETIESSSLVVSDVPEFVKCMAKCMGKSLEQVEEWYKECKKNAKCWMKKVGLQGLKCAGKCLKADETTALLATETIESSSLVVSDVPEFVKCMAKCMGKSLEQVEEWYKECKKNAKCWMKKVGLQGLKCAGKCLKADETTALLATESLVEPEDNSGFILCMAKCLGKTITEIKAWYKECKKKAKCWVKKVGKKALKCVGKCILSETNMTQEMAVTPAVETAIEKPDKEEVIGFLVCMAVCIGKDYNEIKQWYNECKKSVTCWVKKAGWKAVKCVGKCFLLDEKTATSTIETGPVNNNFLKCMAECLKKDISEILAWYNKCHTNIGCWLKEAGSEGLKCAGHCLFAREDEEDIRTTLELTPVNNDFVNCMPRCLGKDVSIILNWFNKCHTDVKCWLKEVGFEGLKCAGQCVGEEDTKSKIAPIPSQSDLVKFASYEKIIQIVKDSKSPLSSRRL is encoded by the exons CTCCATCCACGAGAAATGACGAGACTTTCGTCGGGTGCATGAGCAAATGCCTTATTGGAGGAGGCGAGCAAGATCGTGTGACAGCGGTCTACAAGATCTGCAAGGACTCAGCAACTTGCTGGGGGGAGCATCTCGGTGACAGAGTGCAGAAATGTGCCAGTGGATGCAAGGACCCCGCCCCTGAAGAGCTATTGGTGTGGACCG CAATCGAGTCCTCGTCCCTGGTTGTGTCAGATGTACCTGAGTTTGTGAAATGTATGGCGAAGTGTATGGGAAAGTCACTGGAGCAGGTGGAAGAATGGTACAAAGAATGCAAGAAAAATGCCAAATGCTGGATGAAGAAGGTTGGGCTGCGGGGTCTGAAATGTGCTGGAAAATGCCTCAAGGCGGATGAAACCACTGCTTTGCTCGCTACTGAAa CAATCGAGTCCTCGTCCCTGGTTGTGTCAGATGTACCTGAGTTCGTGAAATGTATGGCGAAGTGTATGGGAAAGTCGCTGGAGCAGGTGGAAGAATGGTACAAAGAATGCAAGAAAAATGCCAAATGCTGGATGAAGAAGGTTGGGCTGCAGGGTCTGAAATGTGCTGGAAAATGCCTCAAGGCGGATGAAACCACTGCTTTGCTCGCTACTGAAA CAATCGAGTCCTCGTCCCTGGTTGTGTCAGATGTACCTGAGTTTGTGAAATGTATGGCGAAGTGTATGGGAAAGTCGCTGGAGCAGGTGGAAGAATGGTACAAAGAATGCAAGAAAAATGCCAAATGCTGGATGAAGAAGGTTGGGCTGCAGGGTCTGAAATGTGCTGGAAAATGCCTCAAGGCGGATGAAACCACTGCTTTGCTCGCTACTGAAA CAATCGAGTCCTCGTCCCTGGTTGTGTCAGATGTACCTGAGTTTGTGAAATGTATGGCGAAGTGTATGGGAAAGTCGCTGGAGCAGGTGGAAGAATGGTACAAAGAATGCAAGAAAAATGCCAAATGCTGGATGAAGAAGGTTGGGCTGCAGGGTCTGAAATGTGCTGGAAAATGCCTCAAGGCGGATGAAACCACTGCTTTGCTCGCTACTGAAa GTTTGGTTGAGCCTGAAGACAACTCTGGATTTATCCTATGTATGGCAAAATGTCTCGGTAAGACCATCACAGAAATCAAGGCGTGGTACAAAGAATGCAAGAAGAAGGCGAAGTGTTGGGTGAAGAAAGTCGGCAAGAAAGCTTTGAAATGTGTCGGAAAGTGCATCCTGTCGGAGACCAACATGACACAGGAGATGGCCGTTACTCCTGCTGTTGAAACAG CTATTGAAAAGCCTGATAAAGAAGAAGTCATAGGGTTCCTCGTATGTATGGCAGTATGCATTGGCAAGGACTACAACGAGATTAAGCAGTGGTACAACGAGTGCAAGAAGAGTGTGACATGTTGGGTTAAGAAGGCAGGTTGGAAAGCAGTGAAATGCGTCGGAAAATGCTTCTTGTTGGATGAGAAGACTGCAACTAGTACCATCGAAACAG GTCCTGTCAACAACAACTTTCTGAAATGTATGGCTGAGTGCCTAAAGAAGGACATTTCAGAAATTCTTGCATGGTACAATAAATGTCACACCAATATCGGATGCTGGCTGAAGGAGGCCGGGAGTGAGGGATTGAAGTGCGCTGGACATTGTCTCTTCGCAAGGGAAGATGAGGAAGATATACGTACGACTTTGGAATTAA CTCCGGTCAACAACGACTTCGTGAACTGTATGCCTCGCTGTCTCGGGAAGGATGTCTCAATAATCTTGAATTGGTTCAACAAATGTCACACAGATGTCAAATGTTGGCTGAAGGAGGTGGGGTTCGAAGGATTAAAGTGTGCTGGTCAATGTGTTGGTGAGGAGGATACGAAATCCAAAATTG CCCCTATTCCTTCCCAGTCAGACCTAGTGAAGTTCGCAAGTTACGAGAAGATCATTCAAATTGTGAAGGATTCAAAG AGCCCCTTATCGTCAAGACGGCTGTAG